The following are from one region of the Egicoccus sp. AB-alg6-2 genome:
- the hpt gene encoding hypoxanthine phosphoribosyltransferase, with protein sequence MSELASIPPTFRDDVESILIPEAELDARLAELAAEVDRDYAGKELLLVGVLKGAIFVMADLARYLTVPSAMDFMAVSSYGSSTSSSGVVRILKDLDTEIEGRDVLIVEDIVDSGLTLDYLTKNLRSRQPASVEILSLLTKPSRREVDLPVKYIGFEVPDVFVVGYGLDYAERYRSLRDIVTLAPSVYGG encoded by the coding sequence ATGTCCGAGCTGGCCTCGATCCCGCCGACGTTCCGCGACGACGTCGAGTCGATCCTGATCCCCGAAGCCGAACTCGACGCGCGGCTGGCCGAGCTCGCCGCCGAGGTCGACCGCGACTACGCGGGCAAGGAACTCCTGCTGGTCGGGGTGCTCAAGGGCGCCATCTTCGTGATGGCCGACCTGGCGCGCTACCTCACGGTGCCGTCGGCGATGGACTTCATGGCCGTCTCCTCCTACGGCTCCTCGACCTCCTCGTCCGGCGTCGTGCGCATCCTCAAGGACCTCGACACCGAGATCGAGGGTCGTGACGTCCTCATCGTGGAGGACATCGTCGACTCGGGCCTCACCCTCGACTACCTCACCAAGAACCTGCGGTCGCGCCAACCCGCCAGCGTCGAGATCCTGTCGCTGCTCACCAAGCCGAGCCGCCGCGAGGTGGACCTGCCGGTCAAGTACATCGGCTTCGAGGTCCCCGACGTGTTCGTCGTCGGTTACGGACTCGATTACGCCGAGCGGTACCGCTCCCTGCGCGACATCGTCACGCTCGCGCCCTCGGTGTACGGCGGCTGA